A genome region from Methanobacterium subterraneum includes the following:
- a CDS encoding formylmethanofuran dehydrogenase subunit B — translation MLELVKNVVCPFCGTLCDDIICKVEGDEIVGTINACRIGHSKFVHAEGAMRWKQPQVRDENGELVATTYEEAIERAAQVLAKSKRPLMYGWSCTDCDAQAAGMALAENTKAVVDNTASVCHGPSVLALQDVGYPICTFGEVKNRADVVVYWGCNPMHAHPRHLSRHVFARGFFRERGRSDRKLIVVDPRESDSSKLADIHIQVGYNQDYELLDAMRAAMMGHEILYDEVAGVPREDIEAVVELLKKAQFGILFFGMGITHSRGKHRNIDTAIMMVQDLNNFGKFTLIPMRGHYNVTGFNQVATWESGYPYCIDFATGIPRYNPGETGSNDLLQSKETDAMMVIASDPGAHFPQKSLRRMAEIPVIAIEPHRTPTTELADVILPPAIVGMETAGTAYRMEGVPIRMRKVVNSDLLSDREILEKLMERVMEIKTASK, via the coding sequence ATTTTGGAACTCGTAAAAAACGTGGTGTGCCCCTTCTGTGGAACACTATGTGACGATATCATCTGTAAAGTGGAAGGCGACGAAATCGTCGGAACCATAAACGCCTGCCGGATCGGACACAGTAAATTTGTCCATGCCGAAGGTGCAATGCGCTGGAAACAACCCCAAGTAAGGGATGAAAACGGCGAACTCGTGGCAACAACCTACGAAGAAGCCATTGAAAGGGCTGCTCAAGTCCTGGCTAAATCAAAACGACCATTAATGTACGGCTGGAGCTGTACTGACTGTGACGCTCAGGCAGCAGGTATGGCACTAGCTGAAAATACCAAGGCTGTTGTGGACAACACCGCATCTGTATGCCACGGACCATCAGTACTTGCTCTGCAGGACGTAGGATACCCTATCTGTACTTTTGGAGAAGTTAAAAACCGTGCCGATGTGGTAGTATATTGGGGATGCAACCCCATGCACGCCCACCCCCGCCACCTCTCCCGGCATGTATTTGCCAGGGGATTCTTCAGAGAAAGGGGCCGATCCGACAGAAAATTAATCGTAGTGGACCCCCGAGAAAGTGATTCATCAAAACTGGCTGACATTCACATTCAGGTAGGGTACAACCAGGATTACGAACTACTGGATGCAATGAGAGCAGCCATGATGGGCCATGAAATCCTCTACGACGAAGTAGCAGGAGTACCCAGAGAAGACATTGAAGCAGTAGTGGAACTCCTTAAAAAAGCCCAGTTTGGTATTCTCTTCTTTGGAATGGGAATCACCCACAGCCGGGGAAAACACAGGAACATTGACACTGCCATTATGATGGTCCAGGACCTGAACAACTTTGGTAAATTCACTCTCATACCCATGAGGGGACACTACAATGTAACTGGATTTAACCAGGTTGCTACCTGGGAAAGCGGATACCCATACTGTATTGACTTTGCCACTGGAATACCAAGGTACAACCCTGGAGAAACAGGATCAAACGACCTACTCCAGAGCAAGGAAACCGATGCCATGATGGTTATCGCATCCGACCCTGGAGCACACTTCCCACAGAAGTCCCTGCGACGTATGGCTGAAATTCCAGTTATAGCCATTGAACCACACCGAACCCCAACCACTGAACTGGCTGATGTCATCCTACCTCCTGCTATTGTGGGAATGGAAACCGCTGGAACAGCCTATCGTATGGAAGGTGTACCCATCAGGATGAGGAAAGTGGTAAACTCAGATCTTCTCTCTGACCGGGAAATACTGGAAAAACTCATGGAACGGGTAATGGAAATAAAAACCGCATCTAAATAA
- a CDS encoding pyridoxamine 5'-phosphate oxidase family protein has translation MNKVKYSQRDCKDQEKIEKFLKESRTGVIAMNGDDYPYAVPVNFVWYEGYIFFHGMGSGKKVDILCEEPPVSFTVYEEIGTVTDPMPCHADTSYMSVMLFGKIEKVVDFDIAATALWKLVEKYLPNYYKKPLTASFIENYKSSMDNNTTSVFKLTPEDITAKENQAEESELFKN, from the coding sequence ATGAATAAAGTTAAATACTCACAGAGAGATTGTAAAGACCAGGAAAAAATTGAAAAATTCCTAAAAGAGAGTAGAACCGGTGTGATCGCAATGAATGGTGATGATTACCCCTACGCAGTTCCAGTGAACTTCGTGTGGTATGAAGGTTACATTTTTTTCCATGGAATGGGTTCTGGTAAAAAGGTGGACATCCTCTGTGAAGAACCACCAGTGTCTTTCACAGTTTATGAAGAAATTGGAACAGTAACTGATCCTATGCCCTGCCATGCTGATACTTCTTACATGAGCGTCATGCTTTTTGGAAAAATAGAAAAAGTTGTTGATTTTGACATAGCAGCCACAGCTCTTTGGAAACTGGTGGAAAAGTACCTGCCAAACTACTACAAAAAACCATTGACTGCTAGTTTCATTGAAAATTACAAATCTTCAATGGATAACAACACAACTTCAGTATTTAAATTAACTCCTGAAGATATAACGGCCAAGGAAAATCAGGCCGAAGAAAGTGAGCTCTTTAAAAATTAA
- a CDS encoding nitrogenase component 1, producing the protein MSCVNVMKRDRTAVINPLVTCQPMGAMYAISGITHGLPLVHGSQGCSTFVRYSFSRHFREPSEIAVTSLHEDAAVFGGRKNLISGIINLASRFKPSVIGAISTCSSEIIGDDMEGFIKIAREELKQKMGTTEAEKIKIVPISTPSFVETHFKGYDNAIKALVNNLAEDPTHPNEKINIIPGIVNPGDIREIKHILSLMGVEGIVLTDISDPFDSPLRPSVTETKPFYPKGGTTVDEIFDSSNSLGTISLCGYAGSGAQSLEKKYNIPAAVGPIPIGVQNTDQFIRNLKKFTSLEVPDSILDERGLLIDSMADLSSRYLFGRKVAIFGDPAISAGIARFVCELGMIPSVVCTGVENPEFISEMEIVAKESDEPVDVMIGSDLRALEVRLEEDSVDLMIGHSDGRLFAKQLDIPLIRVGYPVYDRVGYHRIPIVGYNGSVNLIDRITNTVFEKYYDQEHWKLQQ; encoded by the coding sequence ATGAGCTGTGTCAATGTAATGAAAAGGGATCGAACTGCGGTGATCAATCCCCTGGTTACCTGTCAGCCCATGGGGGCCATGTATGCGATTTCAGGGATAACACATGGCCTTCCATTAGTCCACGGTTCTCAAGGATGCTCCACATTCGTCCGGTATTCATTCTCACGCCATTTTCGTGAACCATCAGAAATTGCGGTAACATCACTGCACGAAGACGCTGCTGTCTTCGGAGGAAGGAAAAACCTGATATCAGGTATCATAAATCTGGCAAGCAGGTTCAAACCCAGCGTGATAGGTGCCATAAGTACCTGTTCCAGTGAAATTATTGGGGATGACATGGAGGGTTTCATAAAAATAGCCCGGGAAGAACTGAAACAAAAAATGGGGACAACAGAAGCAGAAAAAATAAAAATCGTGCCCATAAGCACCCCTAGTTTTGTTGAAACCCATTTTAAAGGTTATGATAATGCAATTAAAGCTTTAGTCAATAACTTAGCTGAAGATCCTACCCATCCCAATGAAAAAATTAATATAATCCCCGGGATAGTGAACCCTGGAGATATCCGAGAAATAAAACATATTTTAAGCTTAATGGGAGTTGAAGGCATTGTACTTACCGATATCTCGGACCCATTTGATTCACCACTGCGACCTTCCGTAACTGAAACAAAACCATTTTATCCCAAAGGAGGGACCACTGTTGATGAAATATTTGATTCTTCAAACAGTCTGGGAACAATATCATTGTGTGGATATGCAGGTTCAGGTGCACAGTCACTGGAGAAAAAATACAATATCCCGGCTGCAGTGGGTCCTATACCCATAGGAGTTCAGAATACAGACCAGTTCATTCGGAATTTAAAGAAATTCACCAGCTTAGAGGTCCCTGATTCTATACTAGATGAAAGAGGACTGTTAATTGATTCAATGGCTGATCTCTCATCAAGGTATCTTTTCGGGAGAAAAGTGGCCATATTCGGAGACCCAGCCATAAGTGCGGGTATTGCCCGTTTTGTATGTGAACTGGGTATGATCCCCTCAGTGGTTTGTACTGGTGTTGAAAACCCAGAATTTATCAGCGAAATGGAAATAGTGGCCAAAGAATCTGATGAACCAGTTGATGTAATGATCGGAAGCGATCTGAGAGCTTTAGAAGTTCGATTGGAGGAAGATTCTGTGGACTTAATGATTGGACACTCTGATGGTAGATTATTTGCCAAACAACTAGATATTCCATTGATAAGAGTTGGGTATCCAGTATATGACCGAGTAGGTTATCATAGAATTCCTATTGTTGGATACAATGGTTCAGTAAACCTGATAGACAGGATAACCAATACCGTGTTTGAAAAATATTATGACCAAGAACACTGGAAATTACAACAGTGA
- a CDS encoding 4Fe-4S dicluster domain-containing protein, with translation MINIILDEKLCIGSKCSKCAYVCPSNVFTTRDDGVKVTSPLYCKMCKECLEICPKTAITINI, from the coding sequence ATGATCAATATCATATTGGATGAAAAACTTTGCATTGGTTCAAAGTGTTCTAAATGTGCGTATGTATGTCCCAGTAATGTTTTCACCACCAGAGATGATGGTGTAAAAGTAACATCCCCTCTTTACTGTAAAATGTGTAAGGAATGTTTAGAAATATGTCCCAAAACAGCAATTACGATAAATATATAG
- the nifN gene encoding nitrogenase iron-molybdenum cofactor biosynthesis protein NifN, with protein MYKAHDNHNNDSFHDESGCEKKSEPPYQKKFAVVNPCTMCQPMGAVQALLGIEGAMPLIHGSQGCSTYMRFQLCRHFREPINVSSTSLSEGTVVYGGEKNLIKALETIKIQYNPALIGVTSSCLTETIGDDVEGIIKKFRESYLKNQGEEFPPIVSISTPSYSGSHVEGYDKTIVSLLRNLTLPPKSEEKHNVINIIPGNLSPADVEEVKEIIKLMELNSIILTDTSESLNAPLTGSVEFLPSRGTTLDEIRRAANSKITLTLSKHADSGGKLLNKRFGVPHTILSLPVGLKNTDRFIETLSSLKYVETIPSILERDRGRLLDGMVDSQTYTHGRKVAIYGDPDLVSGLVSFVVEMGMEPSIIATGTKSNQFQEDISKITSKTSHDPVVVNGGDLYDLHQQVKKTGADLLMGNSYGGRIAVAENIPLFRVGFPIFDRVGAQRICILGYKGGLSLLDQLTNTIIQHYYDETGYELLN; from the coding sequence TTGTACAAGGCTCATGATAACCACAATAACGATTCATTTCATGATGAATCTGGATGTGAAAAAAAGTCTGAACCCCCTTATCAGAAAAAATTTGCAGTGGTTAATCCCTGCACGATGTGCCAGCCTATGGGTGCAGTTCAAGCACTTCTGGGTATTGAAGGTGCCATGCCCCTCATTCATGGTTCACAAGGATGCAGTACTTACATGCGCTTTCAGCTATGCCGTCATTTCAGGGAACCAATTAACGTGTCATCAACTTCTTTAAGTGAAGGCACAGTAGTTTATGGTGGTGAAAAAAACCTTATAAAAGCATTGGAGACCATTAAAATACAGTACAATCCCGCTTTGATTGGCGTTACTTCCAGTTGCCTTACTGAAACCATTGGCGATGATGTTGAAGGAATAATAAAGAAATTCCGTGAATCTTATCTCAAAAATCAGGGCGAGGAATTCCCGCCCATAGTGTCCATTTCCACTCCCAGTTACAGTGGTTCTCATGTGGAAGGTTATGATAAAACCATTGTTTCACTCCTAAGGAATCTCACCTTACCCCCTAAAAGTGAAGAAAAACATAACGTGATTAACATTATCCCCGGGAATTTGTCCCCTGCAGATGTGGAAGAAGTTAAAGAAATCATCAAATTAATGGAATTAAATAGCATTATCCTTACTGACACTTCCGAGTCACTTAATGCACCTCTTACTGGTTCTGTAGAATTTTTACCTTCCAGAGGAACAACTTTAGATGAAATCAGACGGGCTGCTAATTCAAAAATTACCTTAACCCTCTCCAAACATGCAGATTCGGGAGGAAAGTTATTGAACAAAAGATTTGGTGTACCCCATACCATATTATCCCTCCCAGTGGGGCTGAAAAACACCGATAGGTTCATTGAAACTCTTTCCTCCCTTAAATATGTTGAGACCATCCCATCCATACTGGAACGCGATCGTGGGAGATTGTTGGATGGAATGGTTGATTCACAGACCTATACTCATGGACGGAAAGTAGCCATCTATGGAGACCCTGACCTGGTCTCAGGTTTGGTTAGTTTTGTGGTTGAAATGGGTATGGAGCCATCCATTATTGCTACCGGGACTAAAAGTAACCAGTTCCAGGAAGATATCAGCAAGATCACCTCAAAAACAAGTCATGACCCCGTGGTGGTCAATGGTGGGGATCTCTATGATCTGCACCAACAGGTTAAAAAAACAGGAGCAGATCTGTTAATGGGAAACTCTTACGGAGGCCGTATAGCTGTTGCTGAAAATATACCCCTCTTTAGAGTAGGATTCCCTATATTTGATCGAGTGGGTGCTCAGAGAATCTGTATTTTAGGTTATAAAGGTGGTTTAAGTCTTTTAGATCAGTTAACAAACACTATAATCCAGCATTATTATGATGAAACGGGTTACGAATTATTAAATTAA
- a CDS encoding NifB/NifX family molybdenum-iron cluster-binding protein produces the protein MKIAVASSDGEKVDQHFGQAEHFLIFQMGKSGLEFVELREKNKNPIYDHEYRWKRGLEILKDCKVIFCRRIGNEPRQKLQEIGIEVVESKNKTINNAITSYLTSVIREIKSNSNVEE, from the coding sequence ATGAAGATTGCAGTTGCCTCTAGCGATGGTGAAAAAGTAGACCAGCACTTTGGACAGGCCGAGCACTTCCTCATCTTCCAGATGGGAAAAAGTGGTCTTGAATTTGTAGAATTAAGGGAAAAAAATAAAAACCCCATTTACGATCATGAATATCGCTGGAAAAGAGGTTTAGAAATCCTGAAAGATTGTAAAGTAATATTTTGCAGAAGAATTGGTAACGAACCCCGTCAAAAATTACAGGAAATTGGAATTGAAGTAGTAGAATCTAAAAATAAGACCATAAATAATGCAATAACAAGTTATCTTACTTCAGTTATCCGGGAAATAAAATCGAATAGTAATGTGGAGGAATAA
- a CDS encoding 4Fe-4S dicluster domain-containing protein, whose amino-acid sequence MPKIEIDHTKCDGKECAECVDSCPMSIFKLENDGIAVGSGAECTLCELCQDLCPSSAINISE is encoded by the coding sequence ATGCCCAAAATAGAGATTGATCATACAAAATGTGATGGAAAAGAATGTGCAGAATGTGTGGATTCCTGCCCGATGTCCATTTTTAAGCTGGAAAATGATGGAATAGCTGTTGGATCAGGAGCCGAATGTACTCTATGTGAACTGTGCCAGGACTTGTGTCCTTCTTCAGCCATAAATATAAGCGAATGA
- the nifE gene encoding nitrogenase iron-molybdenum cofactor biosynthesis protein NifE, producing MQNKNNSNQQDYVTEDGKISSNDLTNIKVLKESEMNIKVPEIPSEIIKTLKSRKKHMCVKKDGTNSIPSCNEASVPGMVTQRSCVYGGARVVLMPITDAIHLVHGPLGCASCTWDIRGTRSSGCELYRNGFSTDLQERDIVFGGEKKLLETIIELNQIFEPAAIFVYATCVVGLIGDDLKRVCGEAGKITGSRVIPVQSEGFRSVNKSLGHQLACDALLEYLIGTEPPQNKGNVNRKEVKDHNSDHCLNILGEFNVAGDFWAIKPLLEKIGVSIQAVVTGDSTVEEIAQANLAQLNLVQCQKSSRYLADAMEELYNIPQIRVNFFGVEETSSSLMAIAKFFNDPQMIETVEKIIETETETVEESIAPYRQRLSGKKVAVYVGGNKAWSLIRAFEELGMEVLLTGTQNGLPEDYQRIKETVRDGTLVVDDANAMELARLLGKYKPDLLVSGAKEKYLSLKMRIAFCDFNHDRISAFAGFKGFLNFAREVDRAVSSPVWNHSPQIKPPAKPDILTAKSIGKKPRKEVTEIVQGS from the coding sequence ATGCAAAATAAAAATAACTCAAACCAACAGGATTATGTAACAGAGGACGGAAAGATTTCATCCAATGATTTGACGAATATTAAAGTTTTGAAGGAATCTGAGATGAATATCAAGGTTCCTGAAATTCCATCGGAGATTATAAAGACTCTTAAATCTCGTAAAAAACACATGTGTGTTAAAAAAGATGGAACAAATTCAATTCCTTCCTGTAATGAGGCTAGCGTTCCAGGAATGGTCACCCAACGATCCTGCGTCTATGGTGGGGCCAGAGTGGTTTTAATGCCCATTACTGACGCCATTCACTTGGTACACGGCCCACTGGGATGTGCCTCCTGTACATGGGATATTCGGGGAACCCGTTCTTCTGGTTGTGAACTTTACCGTAATGGGTTCTCCACTGATCTACAAGAAAGAGATATTGTATTTGGAGGGGAGAAAAAACTTTTGGAGACTATAATAGAGTTGAACCAGATTTTTGAGCCTGCTGCCATTTTCGTCTATGCCACTTGTGTGGTAGGATTAATTGGAGATGATCTTAAAAGGGTTTGCGGTGAGGCAGGAAAAATCACAGGTTCAAGAGTTATACCTGTTCAATCAGAAGGTTTCCGGAGTGTTAACAAATCTTTGGGCCATCAACTGGCATGTGACGCCCTCCTTGAGTATCTTATTGGAACAGAACCTCCTCAAAATAAAGGAAATGTAAACAGAAAGGAAGTAAAAGACCATAACTCAGATCATTGCCTGAATATCCTGGGAGAATTCAATGTTGCTGGAGATTTCTGGGCAATTAAACCACTTCTGGAAAAAATAGGTGTTTCCATACAGGCTGTGGTAACTGGAGATTCTACAGTTGAAGAAATAGCCCAGGCCAATTTAGCCCAGTTAAACCTGGTACAGTGCCAAAAATCATCTCGTTACCTGGCAGATGCCATGGAAGAACTCTACAACATTCCCCAGATAAGAGTGAACTTTTTCGGAGTGGAAGAAACCTCATCATCATTAATGGCCATTGCTAAATTTTTCAATGACCCCCAAATGATAGAAACAGTTGAAAAAATTATTGAAACAGAAACAGAAACTGTGGAAGAGTCTATTGCCCCATATCGTCAACGTTTAAGTGGTAAAAAAGTAGCAGTATACGTGGGTGGTAATAAGGCCTGGTCCCTTATACGTGCATTTGAGGAACTGGGAATGGAAGTTTTACTGACTGGAACTCAGAACGGCCTTCCTGAAGATTATCAACGTATCAAAGAAACTGTACGGGATGGAACACTAGTTGTGGATGATGCCAATGCCATGGAACTAGCCCGACTCCTAGGCAAATATAAACCCGATTTACTGGTTTCTGGAGCCAAAGAAAAGTACCTATCACTGAAAATGAGAATTGCCTTTTGTGACTTCAATCATGACCGTATCAGCGCTTTTGCTGGTTTTAAAGGGTTTTTAAACTTCGCCCGTGAAGTGGATCGTGCAGTTTCCAGTCCAGTATGGAATCACTCCCCTCAAATTAAACCACCAGCTAAACCTGACATTTTAACTGCCAAATCTATAGGGAAGAAACCCAGAAAGGAGGTGACTGAGATTGTACAAGGCTCATGA
- a CDS encoding molybdopterin-dependent oxidoreductase has product MREVLTTCTADCPGTCSIIAQVENGRVTKLQGNSEHEITRGFICGNTRSYLKKSFYSKRRILHPLKKEDGEWIRISWDEALDVTADKIRNACNNYGSQSILYYQGYGARTALRIINRRFFNLLGGVSTLYGSICGGTGQAGQEMDMGVRISHDPTDHLNSNVILIWGRNPAVTDIHLWKILLQARKKGAKLVTIDPVTSETAKRSDMHLQPAPGSDGFLAMAMAIILLKDGSSDKEFITSHTKYFKDYIEFLNEYSLNELSKITDVPLNELYEITRWYATGNPSSIILGWGLQRYQQSHLTFRFIDALAAITGNIGKSGGGVSHGFDEYGYFDHRYALDAQAPNQRKITIPIAGKSILQMKDPPIKLIFITAGNPLAMLANSSLVKKAFQSVDDVIMVDHFLNDTADVANLFLPATTFLEDEDLVGSYGHNWISPLNPVIEPLGESRSELRILQELSTKLGFKDEMGGSPRDWLSKLANPIIDAGIPLEELLRKPHRFPSAPITPFTDGKFKTESGKYEFPGKLNIKNGNMTLNINFRQNDEFNLRLLSVSPREWIGSEIPENEHKNGVLSVQVHPKILKERNIEENEEIWLESQQGKLLVKAEKNATLRTDYVLTNRGGWNKYNKCVNILTPDLISDCGNGAPYYETFVKMKKKR; this is encoded by the coding sequence ATGAGGGAAGTTTTAACCACATGTACAGCTGACTGTCCTGGAACGTGCAGTATAATTGCACAAGTAGAAAATGGAAGGGTAACTAAACTCCAAGGGAACTCTGAACATGAAATTACGCGTGGTTTTATTTGTGGAAACACCAGAAGTTATTTAAAAAAAAGTTTTTACAGTAAGAGAAGAATATTGCACCCACTGAAGAAGGAAGATGGAGAATGGATCAGGATAAGCTGGGATGAAGCCCTGGATGTAACTGCCGACAAAATAAGAAATGCTTGTAATAATTACGGGAGCCAGTCCATTCTTTACTATCAAGGATATGGGGCCAGAACTGCCCTCAGAATCATAAATCGCCGTTTTTTTAACCTGTTAGGTGGTGTCTCTACCCTTTACGGATCAATTTGTGGAGGAACAGGTCAGGCAGGTCAAGAAATGGATATGGGGGTGAGAATTTCACACGACCCTACCGATCACCTTAACAGCAATGTTATATTGATATGGGGAAGGAATCCAGCGGTTACTGATATTCACTTGTGGAAAATCCTTCTTCAAGCACGAAAAAAAGGTGCTAAGCTAGTAACAATTGACCCCGTCACCAGCGAAACAGCTAAAAGATCAGACATGCACCTACAACCTGCCCCAGGATCTGATGGATTTTTAGCAATGGCCATGGCAATAATACTATTAAAAGATGGATCTTCCGATAAAGAATTCATAACCAGCCATACTAAATATTTCAAGGATTACATTGAGTTTTTGAATGAGTACAGCCTGAATGAACTTTCCAAGATAACTGATGTTCCCTTAAATGAATTATATGAGATCACAAGATGGTACGCAACAGGTAATCCCAGCAGTATAATTTTAGGTTGGGGATTGCAGCGTTACCAGCAAAGCCATCTAACTTTCCGTTTCATCGATGCACTGGCAGCCATTACTGGAAATATAGGTAAAAGTGGTGGGGGTGTAAGCCATGGTTTTGATGAATATGGATATTTTGACCATCGGTATGCCCTTGATGCCCAGGCACCTAATCAAAGGAAAATTACCATACCCATCGCCGGTAAATCTATTCTCCAAATGAAAGATCCGCCTATTAAACTTATCTTCATCACTGCAGGAAATCCATTGGCCATGTTGGCAAACTCATCCCTCGTGAAAAAAGCGTTTCAAAGTGTTGATGATGTTATAATGGTAGATCATTTCCTAAATGACACTGCAGATGTAGCAAACCTCTTTTTACCTGCAACCACTTTTTTGGAAGATGAAGATCTGGTGGGAAGTTATGGTCATAACTGGATATCACCCTTGAATCCTGTGATTGAGCCTCTTGGTGAATCTAGATCGGAGTTAAGGATATTACAAGAATTATCAACAAAATTAGGTTTTAAAGATGAAATGGGTGGATCACCACGTGACTGGCTGAGTAAACTGGCAAACCCTATAATCGATGCTGGAATACCTTTGGAAGAACTCCTAAGAAAGCCCCATAGATTCCCTTCAGCCCCAATTACCCCATTTACAGATGGCAAGTTCAAAACTGAATCAGGAAAATATGAATTCCCAGGAAAACTGAACATTAAAAATGGAAACATGACATTGAACATAAATTTCAGACAAAATGATGAATTTAACCTTCGTTTATTATCAGTCAGCCCCCGAGAATGGATAGGCTCAGAGATACCTGAAAATGAACACAAAAATGGTGTTTTATCAGTACAGGTGCATCCTAAAATTCTAAAAGAAAGAAATATTGAAGAAAATGAAGAAATTTGGTTAGAATCTCAGCAAGGAAAACTTTTAGTTAAAGCTGAAAAGAACGCTACCCTGAGAACTGACTATGTTCTCACCAACAGGGGAGGGTGGAATAAGTACAATAAATGTGTGAACATCTTAACACCGGATTTAATAAGTGATTGTGGAAATGGCGCTCCATACTACGAAACATTTGTTAAGATGAAGAAAAAAAGGTGA
- a CDS encoding formylmethanofuran dehydrogenase subunit C: MITLTPKEQPEVPIEIDTITPDSLAGKTIDEIKNIPILHGNGQVPLADFFEVEGEAGATAAETKILIDGDVSQTKRIGQGMTAGEITVKGNVNMYVGAEMEGGLITVEGNANGWAGQNMRGGELEILGDAGDYVGASYRGDWRGMSGGKITIHGNAKSEIAEYMNGGKLIVKGDVSIMPGIHMNNGVLIIEGNVIARAGGEMAGGTIVIKGIIDEFLAGFEYLGVEKDIEVEGEVIPGAFYKFKGDYAIKGASGIIYAAVAGNAHIAP; the protein is encoded by the coding sequence ATGATCACATTGACACCAAAAGAACAGCCAGAAGTACCTATAGAAATTGATACAATAACCCCAGATTCATTAGCTGGTAAAACCATTGATGAAATCAAAAACATCCCTATTTTGCATGGTAACGGCCAAGTACCATTAGCTGACTTCTTCGAAGTGGAAGGAGAAGCAGGTGCCACAGCCGCTGAAACCAAAATCCTCATTGATGGTGATGTTTCCCAGACCAAACGCATAGGGCAGGGAATGACCGCCGGTGAAATTACCGTCAAAGGCAACGTCAACATGTATGTTGGTGCTGAGATGGAAGGTGGATTAATCACTGTGGAAGGAAATGCCAATGGATGGGCCGGACAGAACATGAGAGGCGGAGAACTGGAGATCCTGGGAGATGCAGGTGACTATGTAGGTGCATCATACAGGGGAGACTGGAGAGGTATGAGTGGGGGTAAAATCACCATCCACGGAAACGCCAAAAGTGAAATCGCTGAATACATGAACGGCGGTAAACTAATTGTCAAAGGTGACGTTAGTATCATGCCCGGAATCCATATGAACAACGGAGTCCTGATCATTGAAGGGAACGTCATAGCCCGAGCCGGAGGGGAGATGGCAGGCGGAACAATAGTGATCAAAGGAATAATCGACGAATTCCTGGCTGGCTTCGAATACCTTGGTGTTGAAAAGGACATCGAAGTTGAAGGGGAAGTCATACCCGGAGCATTCTACAAATTTAAAGGAGACTACGCAATCAAAGGAGCTAGTGGAATTATTTACGCTGCAGTAGCAGGTAATGCCCACATAGCTCCCTAG